Proteins encoded together in one Palaemon carinicauda isolate YSFRI2023 chromosome 45, ASM3689809v2, whole genome shotgun sequence window:
- the Yip1d1 gene encoding protein YIPF5 isoform X1 translates to MSYNDWDQQQQYGNAWGDQSSFSYDMGSPDFGAEQQFQSFDYNQAASAPPPQGPPPTTNYYASSQQPTFFTPGPSIMTPGPNPENPIPGDSIEDEPPLLEELGINPDAILQKTLTVLNPMRRTDPVILQDTDLAGPLAFCLAFGSFLLLSGKAQFGYIYGIGLLGCISMYGLLNMMSMAGVSLGVVVSILGYCLLPMVALAGVNVLLSLQGIVGMLLTGAAILWCSFSASKLFVTGLSMDHQQPLLAYPCALLYAVFALLTIF, encoded by the coding sequence ATGTCCTACAACGATTGGGACCAGCAACAGCAGTATGGGAATGCTTGGGGAGACCAATCCAGTTTTTCCTATGACATGGGTTCACCGGACTTTGGAGCTGAGCAACAGTTCCAAAGTTTCGATTACAACCAAGCAGCATCAGCTCCACCACCTCAAGGGCCTCCTCCTACGACAAACTACTACGCTAGTAGCCAGCAACCTACCTTCTTCACTCCAGGACCTTCAATCATGACTCCAGGGCCAAATCCAGAAAACCCCATTCCAGGCGACTCCATAGAAGATGAACCGCCTCTCCTGGAAGAGTTGGGTATTAATCCAGATGCTATCTTGCAGAAGACCTTGACCGTTCTCAACCCAATGAGGCGCACAGACCCTGTAATACTCCAAGACACAGATCTTGCTGGACCGTTGGCATTTTGTCTTGCATTTGGTAGTTTTCTTCTACTCTCTGGGAAAGCGCAGTTTGGTTATATATATGGTATAGGTTTATTAGGGTGTATATCCATGTATGGTCTCTTAAACATGATGTCCATGGCTGGTGTTAGTTTAGGGGTGGTTGTTAGTATTTTAGGTTACTGCTTACTTCCAATGGTAGCACTTGCAGGTGTTAATGTTCTACTGTCTCTCCAGGGAATTGTAGGTATGCTACTTACTGGGGCTGCCATCCTTTGGTGCTCTTTCTCAGCTTCTAAGTTGTTTGTGACAGGATTGTCAATGGATCACCAACAGCCGCTTTTAGCGTATCCTTGTGCACTTTTATATGCTGTCTTTGCACTCCTCACAATTTTCTAA